The bacterium DNA segment CCTTCGCCGACGCCCTCTCCCACCACGACCCCCACCCCCAGCGCTTCCCCCACCACCTCGCCCACCCCCGGCGCCGGTGACGTGGTCATCAACGAAATCCTGGCCGACGTCCCCATGGACGCCGCCGGCGACGCCAACGGCGACGGGGTCCGGCTCTCCTGGCAGGACGAGTTCATCGAATTCATCAACCGCTCGAACCTCCCCGTCGACGTCGGCGGCTGGTATATCCGGGATTCGAAGCGCCAGACCTTCGTCTTTCCTTCCCCCTCCGTCATCCCGGGAGAGGGCGTCTTCGTGGTCTTCGGCGGAGGCACCCCCACCGGCGAATTCGGAGGAGCGACGGTCTTCACCGTCGGCACCGAGTACGGCCTCTACCTCAGCAACGAGGGGGACAGCATCACCCTCTACGACGGCGAAGGGACGGTCCGGACCGCCGTTTCCTTCGGAGTCGAATGGAGCCTGGACCAGTCCCTGAACCGCTGGCCGGAAGAAACCGGCGACTTCGCCCCCCACGCCTCCATCCCGGAAGCGGAGGGGAGGCTCTTCTCCCCGGGAACGAGGCTGAGCGGCAGCCCCTTCGAACCTTTCCCCACGCCCACCTCCACCTCGGTTCCCTCCCCCTCCCCGACTCCTTCGGCCGTCCCCACCGCGGTTCCCGCCACCCCGGTCCCGAGCCCGACCTGCGGGCCCGCCCCGGATATCCCCTGGTACTTTCCGGCCGGGGCCGATTTCGACGGCGACGGCTC contains these protein-coding regions:
- a CDS encoding lamin tail domain-containing protein yields the protein PSPTPSPTTTPTPSASPTTSPTPGAGDVVINEILADVPMDAAGDANGDGVRLSWQDEFIEFINRSNLPVDVGGWYIRDSKRQTFVFPSPSVIPGEGVFVVFGGGTPTGEFGGATVFTVGTEYGLYLSNEGDSITLYDGEGTVRTAVSFGVEWSLDQSLNRWPEETGDFAPHASIPEAEGRLFSPGTRLSGSPFEPFPTPTSTSVPSPSPTPSAVPTAVPATPVPSPTCGPAPDIPWYFPAGADFDGDGSTDLGVFRPDSGRWLIRGSTRVWFGTGGDVPAPGDFDGDGSSDLAVFRPGPGLWLVRGVTRVYFGKEGDLPVPSDFDGDGTREFTVFRPSSGSWFTRGITKIYFGREGDFPVPADYNGGSGDAIALFRPATGLWLVRGATRFFFGNGDDIPRPADYDGDGGADPAVFRPCRGLWLVRGTTRFFLGSCLDQPAPGAYAGGGDVPAVFRESSGLWVVPGVTRAYHGKTGDLPLSR